Proteins found in one Falco cherrug isolate bFalChe1 chromosome 18, bFalChe1.pri, whole genome shotgun sequence genomic segment:
- the PPP2R2A gene encoding serine/threonine-protein phosphatase 2A 55 kDa regulatory subunit B alpha isoform isoform X2, producing the protein MAGAGGGNDIQWCFSQVKGAVDDDVAEADIISTVEFNHSGELLATGDKGGRVVIFQQEQENKTQSHSRGEYNVYSTFQSHEPEFDYLKSLEIEEKINKIRWLPQKNAAQFLLSTNDKTIKLWKISERDKRPEGYNLKEEDGRYRDPTTVTTLRVPVFRPMDLMVEASPRRIFANAHTYHINSISINSDYETYLSADDLRINLWHLEITDRSFNIVDIKPANMEELTEVITAAEFHPNSCNTFVYSSSKGTIRLCDMRASALCDRHSKLFEEPEDPSNRSFFSEIISSISDVKFSHSGRYMMTRDYLSVKIWDLNMENRPVETYQVHEYLRSKLCSLYENDCIFDKFECCWNGSDSIVMTGSYNNFFRMFDRNTKRDITLEASRENNKPRTVLKPRKVCASGKRKKDEISVDSLDFNKKILHTAWHPKENIIAVATTNNLYIFQDKMN; encoded by the exons CGGATATAATTTCTACAGTAGAATTTAACCATTCTGGAGAATTGTTAGCAACAGGAGACAAAGGAGGCAGAGTTGTCATCTTTCAACAGGAGCAGGAG AACAAAACCCAGTCTCACAGTAGGGGAGAATACAATGTTTACAGTACCTTTCAAAGCCATGAACCAGAGTTCGACTACTTGAAAAGTTTAGAAATTGAAGAGAAGATCAACAAAATTAGGTGGTTACCCCAGAAAAATGCTGCTCAGTTTTTATTGTCTACAAATG ataaaacaaTAAAGTTATGGAAAATCAGTGAAAGGGACAAAAGACCAGAGGGTTATAATTTAAAGGAAGAAGATGGACGGTATAGGGATCCTACTACAGTTACAACACTACGG gTGCCAGTATTCAGGCCCATGGACCTCATGGTTGAAGCTAGTCCACGAAGAATATTTGCCAATGCTCACACGTATCACATCAATTCCATCTCCATTAATAGCGATTATGAAACGTACTTATCCGCAGATGACTTGCGGATTAACCTGTGGCACCTAGAAATTACAGACAGAAGTTTTA ATATTGTAGATATTAAGCCTGCCAACATGGAAGAGCTCACAGAGGTGATAACAGCTGCAGAGTTCCACCCAAACAGCTGTAATACGTTTGTATACAGCAGCAGTAAAGGAACAATTCGTCTCTGTGATATGCGAGCATCAGCACTCTGTGACAGACATTCAAAAT TGTTTGAAGAACCGGAAGATCCTAGCAACAgatcatttttctctgaaatcatCTCTTCCATATCTGATGTCAAATTTAGCCATAGTGGTCGATACATGATGACTAGAGATTACCTGTCAGTGAAGATCTGGGatttaaatatggaaaatagACCGGTGGAAACATACCAG GTGCATGAATACCTCAGAAGTAAACTTTGTTCACTGTATGAGAATGACTGCATTTTTGACAAATTTGAATGCTGTTGGAATGGATCAGACAG CATTGTCATGACAGGATCTTACAACAACTTCTTCAGAATGTTCGACAGAAACACAAAGCGAGACATCACCTTAGAGGCGTCCCGGGAAAACAATAAACCGCGTACCGTTTTGAAGCCACGTAAAGTATGCGCAAGCGGTAAACGGAAGAAGGATGAAATCAGTGTTGACAGCCTAGACTTCAACAAGAAGATTCTACACACAGCCTGGCATCCTAAGGAGAACATCATTGCTGTAGCTACTACAAACAACTTGTATATATTTCAAGACAAAATGAATTAG
- the PPP2R2A gene encoding serine/threonine-protein phosphatase 2A 55 kDa regulatory subunit B alpha isoform isoform X1, giving the protein MFLKFSLRSVFYGAGGGNDIQWCFSQVKGAVDDDVAEADIISTVEFNHSGELLATGDKGGRVVIFQQEQENKTQSHSRGEYNVYSTFQSHEPEFDYLKSLEIEEKINKIRWLPQKNAAQFLLSTNDKTIKLWKISERDKRPEGYNLKEEDGRYRDPTTVTTLRVPVFRPMDLMVEASPRRIFANAHTYHINSISINSDYETYLSADDLRINLWHLEITDRSFNIVDIKPANMEELTEVITAAEFHPNSCNTFVYSSSKGTIRLCDMRASALCDRHSKLFEEPEDPSNRSFFSEIISSISDVKFSHSGRYMMTRDYLSVKIWDLNMENRPVETYQVHEYLRSKLCSLYENDCIFDKFECCWNGSDSIVMTGSYNNFFRMFDRNTKRDITLEASRENNKPRTVLKPRKVCASGKRKKDEISVDSLDFNKKILHTAWHPKENIIAVATTNNLYIFQDKMN; this is encoded by the exons CGGATATAATTTCTACAGTAGAATTTAACCATTCTGGAGAATTGTTAGCAACAGGAGACAAAGGAGGCAGAGTTGTCATCTTTCAACAGGAGCAGGAG AACAAAACCCAGTCTCACAGTAGGGGAGAATACAATGTTTACAGTACCTTTCAAAGCCATGAACCAGAGTTCGACTACTTGAAAAGTTTAGAAATTGAAGAGAAGATCAACAAAATTAGGTGGTTACCCCAGAAAAATGCTGCTCAGTTTTTATTGTCTACAAATG ataaaacaaTAAAGTTATGGAAAATCAGTGAAAGGGACAAAAGACCAGAGGGTTATAATTTAAAGGAAGAAGATGGACGGTATAGGGATCCTACTACAGTTACAACACTACGG gTGCCAGTATTCAGGCCCATGGACCTCATGGTTGAAGCTAGTCCACGAAGAATATTTGCCAATGCTCACACGTATCACATCAATTCCATCTCCATTAATAGCGATTATGAAACGTACTTATCCGCAGATGACTTGCGGATTAACCTGTGGCACCTAGAAATTACAGACAGAAGTTTTA ATATTGTAGATATTAAGCCTGCCAACATGGAAGAGCTCACAGAGGTGATAACAGCTGCAGAGTTCCACCCAAACAGCTGTAATACGTTTGTATACAGCAGCAGTAAAGGAACAATTCGTCTCTGTGATATGCGAGCATCAGCACTCTGTGACAGACATTCAAAAT TGTTTGAAGAACCGGAAGATCCTAGCAACAgatcatttttctctgaaatcatCTCTTCCATATCTGATGTCAAATTTAGCCATAGTGGTCGATACATGATGACTAGAGATTACCTGTCAGTGAAGATCTGGGatttaaatatggaaaatagACCGGTGGAAACATACCAG GTGCATGAATACCTCAGAAGTAAACTTTGTTCACTGTATGAGAATGACTGCATTTTTGACAAATTTGAATGCTGTTGGAATGGATCAGACAG CATTGTCATGACAGGATCTTACAACAACTTCTTCAGAATGTTCGACAGAAACACAAAGCGAGACATCACCTTAGAGGCGTCCCGGGAAAACAATAAACCGCGTACCGTTTTGAAGCCACGTAAAGTATGCGCAAGCGGTAAACGGAAGAAGGATGAAATCAGTGTTGACAGCCTAGACTTCAACAAGAAGATTCTACACACAGCCTGGCATCCTAAGGAGAACATCATTGCTGTAGCTACTACAAACAACTTGTATATATTTCAAGACAAAATGAATTAG